Proteins from a single region of Zavarzinella sp.:
- a CDS encoding sigma-70 family RNA polymerase sigma factor, which yields MDQCTYHLQRTLQLYLAKNPHEVVTWPTYFDSLYVLDWYICNGCIENNNRAWEILFATRTGRSDTLLVDALRARAIRLYPRDEERQEGVIQEFWTHLLVANNPNSLPIMARYDGQRPLAPWLIRVFQNWHVSQMRSHHPTAALPDDDLALPIPQTQDDRWHDAFCSAARDWLNSLSDAEILLLGLRWRYRFSQRQIAQQLKVHEGTISRHTDALRDRCYQVIGQRLTSQGWTGDELETFILTEMQSLLMDEPRLAADQLTLLLAKKGIELPGEA from the coding sequence ATGGACCAATGCACTTACCACCTGCAACGCACATTGCAGCTTTATCTGGCTAAAAATCCTCATGAAGTGGTTACCTGGCCCACGTATTTCGATTCGCTGTACGTACTGGACTGGTACATCTGCAACGGCTGCATTGAAAACAATAACCGAGCCTGGGAAATTCTGTTTGCCACCCGCACTGGCCGAAGCGATACCCTGCTGGTGGATGCGTTGCGGGCACGTGCGATCCGGCTGTACCCTCGGGATGAAGAACGACAGGAAGGAGTCATTCAGGAATTCTGGACCCACCTGTTAGTGGCGAACAACCCTAATTCTCTGCCGATTATGGCCCGCTACGACGGTCAACGCCCACTGGCACCGTGGCTGATTCGCGTTTTTCAGAACTGGCACGTATCGCAAATGCGGTCGCACCACCCGACTGCGGCGTTACCGGATGACGATCTGGCACTGCCCATCCCACAAACTCAGGACGATCGGTGGCACGATGCCTTCTGCAGTGCCGCACGAGACTGGCTGAATTCTCTTTCCGATGCAGAAATTCTGCTACTGGGACTTCGTTGGCGGTATCGCTTTTCTCAACGGCAGATTGCCCAACAATTAAAAGTTCATGAAGGTACCATTTCCCGCCACACCGATGCGTTGCGGGATCGGTGCTATCAGGTGATTGGCCAACGCCTGACCAGCCAGGGCTGGACCGGCGATGAGCTGGAAACATTTATTCTGACAGAGATGCAATCGTTGCTGATGGATGAGCCACGTCTGGCCGCAGATCAGTTGACTTTGTTGCTGGCAAAAAAAGGAATTGAACTTCCAGGGGAAGCGTAA
- a CDS encoding MlaD family protein, whose amino-acid sequence MTGKLAPWKSAFLGLVVLICLAAAGSALLGIGNFGLWSRQHTLIIHAPDAQSIRPGSHVQMAGLNIGQVQDVAFASDHPGVTITLKIDEEAYRRLHGDAAARVLSSGLLGTSQLALLPGNSTAGPYQDQPLQLRSAGGVTEVTDRLTVVAEQVDTMLAKIQDGKGTLPKLLNDEEIYNDLKVITSDSRKLVKNLDSAVADLRTDTRKTLAKVDEGVDTIKSDLGEMKQFVRNGNEAVTAIRQDAEAIKSMPIVRSYVEDAAKLMVQPNFDRHRVLYNPDALFAHNSSVLSEEGHRHLTEVANWLNSNKIKKSNVVVCVFVDPESKEHTPAGAKALSKMQAEAIVKFLKDKKVDDISFWRGREITPLGMGMDLSPVVEPAGSSVSPTRVEVLFFQPK is encoded by the coding sequence ATGACTGGCAAATTAGCACCATGGAAATCAGCCTTTCTGGGGCTGGTTGTTCTCATCTGCCTTGCAGCAGCGGGCAGTGCACTGCTGGGCATTGGCAATTTCGGCCTGTGGAGCAGGCAGCACACCCTCATTATTCACGCACCGGACGCACAATCGATCCGACCTGGCAGCCACGTGCAGATGGCAGGGCTAAACATCGGTCAGGTGCAGGACGTGGCTTTTGCCAGCGACCACCCAGGGGTAACCATTACTCTGAAGATTGATGAAGAGGCCTATCGTCGGCTGCATGGCGATGCCGCGGCCCGCGTGTTAAGCAGTGGGCTGCTGGGTACCTCGCAACTGGCGTTATTACCCGGAAACAGTACAGCAGGACCGTATCAGGACCAGCCACTGCAACTTCGCAGTGCCGGCGGGGTGACGGAAGTAACCGATCGCCTGACGGTCGTTGCGGAACAGGTCGATACGATGCTGGCGAAAATTCAGGATGGCAAAGGCACTCTGCCCAAATTGCTGAACGATGAAGAAATTTACAACGATCTGAAAGTGATTACTTCCGATTCCAGAAAACTGGTGAAAAATCTCGATTCCGCAGTGGCAGATCTTCGCACTGATACCAGGAAAACACTGGCAAAAGTTGATGAAGGGGTGGATACCATCAAGAGTGATCTGGGCGAAATGAAGCAGTTTGTGCGAAACGGCAACGAAGCAGTGACAGCGATCCGCCAGGATGCAGAAGCGATAAAATCGATGCCGATCGTGCGGAGTTATGTGGAAGATGCTGCCAAGTTGATGGTACAGCCGAATTTCGATCGACATCGCGTGCTGTACAACCCGGATGCGTTGTTTGCCCACAATTCCAGTGTGCTGTCTGAAGAGGGGCATCGCCACCTGACGGAAGTAGCCAACTGGCTGAATTCCAACAAAATTAAAAAATCCAATGTGGTGGTGTGCGTTTTTGTAGACCCGGAATCGAAAGAGCACACCCCTGCTGGTGCCAAAGCGCTGTCGAAAATGCAGGCAGAGGCAATTGTGAAGTTTCTCAAAGATAAGAAAGTGGATGATATCAGTTTCTGGAGAGGTCGGGAAATAACCCCACTGGGGATGGGGATGGACCTTTCACCCGTAGTCGAACCCGCAGGTAGTTCCGTGTCACCCACGCGGGTAGAAGTGCTGTTTTTTCAGCCAAAGTAA
- a CDS encoding S24/S26 family peptidase, which translates to MSEREWATAAYEALTRGESVQVRPRGHSMRGRIDDGSLVTLAPCLPDELVVGDVVLARVRGWLLVLHLVVSIERDRFQIGTAAGRSDGWVSIADIGRVVVIAE; encoded by the coding sequence ATGAGCGAGCGTGAGTGGGCAACCGCTGCATACGAGGCACTGACCCGTGGTGAATCGGTTCAGGTACGACCCCGCGGGCATTCGATGCGGGGCCGGATCGACGACGGCTCACTCGTCACATTGGCCCCTTGCCTGCCTGACGAGTTGGTGGTCGGCGATGTCGTTTTGGCCCGTGTACGGGGCTGGCTGCTGGTGTTGCATCTCGTTGTCAGCATCGAGCGAGACAGGTTCCAGATCGGCACCGCGGCAGGCCGGTCGGACGGGTGGGTCTCTATCGCCGACATCGGTCGAGTGGTTGTTATCGCGGAGTAA
- a CDS encoding multiheme c-type cytochrome: protein MMWKLTISNGTIRYIAGILLVAVGGVIYWAVSPESHPSQTATLQAAEPKGTPLPPQELFTHWPDPAKQKPDLVLVITGQTYGYLQKCGCSYPQKGGLERRYNFIKSLEARGWDVAAIDIGDVPKPLPYTPTREQTITKYATAMQAMKMMNYRVTGVGYEELAGPLLEMLAKYSLQPGNELPKVINSNIANPKDFEGFSGPMIRPAEILKAKSGLTVGITSVIGQKVIEKNPDNSVKFAERTDLELNKVLAQWKKDGDPMIKILLYSGPFDHVDPTTNKRVDAQAAAELFPDFNVIVSQTAESEPPSLPKEVNNKRTMILQVGQRGQNVGVVGIYQTKTGIQMYYQKVAMAEEFATPADKTKDHPILNLLQDYSDTVKKQDYLSQMASRKKLHPVQAQNPTAKYAGDQTCVQCHANEHAIWSKSKHAHAYEALEKIAAFPTGRNFDGECIICHTVGYAYRSGYLNAEKTPTLKNVQCESCHGPASLHVTEEIENLKKANPTHAMKKSLTPWKTGGQGHLPSPEKLAAYAAEPDQKKREAMLTVQENEVMSRVFQVCFGCHDSDNDPKFKLEDYWKTINHTGFLKGPAKK from the coding sequence ATGATGTGGAAGTTGACCATTTCCAATGGAACAATTCGTTACATTGCTGGAATTTTACTGGTAGCCGTGGGGGGGGTGATCTATTGGGCGGTTTCTCCGGAATCGCACCCCAGCCAAACAGCAACATTGCAGGCGGCAGAACCCAAAGGCACCCCACTTCCGCCTCAGGAGCTGTTTACCCACTGGCCTGATCCGGCAAAACAAAAACCGGATCTGGTGCTGGTGATTACCGGCCAGACTTACGGCTATCTGCAGAAGTGCGGCTGCTCCTACCCACAAAAAGGTGGGTTGGAACGTCGGTATAACTTTATCAAATCGCTGGAAGCACGTGGTTGGGACGTGGCAGCAATCGATATTGGCGATGTACCGAAACCGTTGCCTTACACCCCCACTCGCGAGCAGACGATTACCAAGTATGCCACCGCGATGCAGGCGATGAAAATGATGAATTATCGCGTGACGGGCGTGGGGTACGAAGAGCTTGCTGGCCCACTGCTGGAAATGCTGGCAAAGTATTCTCTACAGCCCGGCAATGAATTGCCCAAGGTGATCAACAGCAACATTGCCAATCCGAAAGATTTTGAAGGTTTTAGTGGTCCGATGATTCGGCCCGCAGAAATCCTGAAAGCCAAATCCGGCCTGACCGTGGGCATTACCAGTGTGATCGGCCAGAAAGTGATTGAGAAGAATCCAGATAACAGCGTGAAGTTTGCCGAACGCACCGATCTGGAACTGAATAAGGTGCTGGCACAATGGAAAAAAGATGGCGATCCGATGATCAAGATTCTGTTATATAGCGGACCGTTTGATCATGTTGATCCCACCACGAACAAACGGGTGGATGCCCAGGCTGCAGCGGAATTGTTTCCGGATTTCAATGTGATTGTGTCGCAGACTGCCGAATCGGAACCACCCAGCCTGCCGAAGGAAGTGAACAATAAGCGCACCATGATCCTGCAGGTGGGCCAGCGTGGCCAGAACGTGGGTGTGGTGGGGATTTATCAGACGAAAACCGGCATCCAGATGTATTACCAGAAGGTGGCGATGGCGGAAGAATTTGCCACCCCAGCCGATAAGACGAAAGACCACCCCATCCTGAACCTGTTGCAGGATTATTCCGACACGGTGAAAAAGCAGGATTATCTCAGCCAGATGGCCAGCCGCAAAAAGCTGCATCCGGTGCAGGCCCAGAACCCAACCGCGAAGTATGCTGGCGATCAGACGTGTGTGCAGTGCCACGCCAACGAGCACGCAATCTGGTCGAAATCGAAGCATGCCCACGCCTACGAGGCACTGGAAAAGATTGCGGCCTTCCCCACCGGTCGGAACTTTGATGGTGAGTGCATCATTTGCCATACGGTGGGCTATGCCTACCGCAGTGGGTATCTGAATGCCGAAAAAACGCCCACCTTAAAGAACGTGCAGTGCGAATCGTGCCACGGCCCTGCCAGCCTGCATGTGACGGAAGAAATCGAGAATCTGAAGAAAGCAAACCCCACCCACGCGATGAAGAAAAGCCTGACCCCATGGAAAACAGGTGGCCAGGGGCATTTACCATCACCTGAAAAACTGGCAGCCTACGCCGCGGAACCGGACCAGAAGAAGCGAGAGGCGATGCTGACCGTTCAGGAAAACGAAGTCATGAGCCGAGTCTTCCAGGTGTGCTTCGGCTGCCACGATTCGGATAACGATCCAAAGTTCAAGCTGGAAGATTACTGGAAAACAATCAACCACACCGGCTTCCTCAAAGGCCCCGCCAAGAAGTAA
- a CDS encoding ECF-type sigma factor, which yields MTPVTQLLRAAEQGDRQAAAELLPVVYTELRVLAAARMAQEHHAQSLDATALVHEAYLRLVGDQQFAGRGHFFAAAAEAMRRILIDRARERASLKRGGNHLVQSLDQLDVPAGNQDDDELLHLDEAMQLFAATYPDHAQLVSLRFYGGLTLDEIAQLQQISPSTADRRWRFARAWLKYQMQRDKKAE from the coding sequence ATGACCCCCGTTACCCAACTTCTGAGAGCGGCAGAACAAGGCGATCGGCAGGCTGCTGCTGAATTGCTGCCTGTCGTTTACACAGAGTTGCGTGTACTTGCCGCTGCCAGGATGGCACAGGAGCACCATGCCCAGAGCCTCGATGCCACAGCGTTGGTGCATGAGGCTTACCTGCGTCTGGTGGGAGATCAGCAATTTGCAGGCAGGGGCCATTTTTTTGCCGCTGCTGCTGAAGCGATGCGTCGCATCCTGATTGATCGTGCCCGCGAACGTGCCAGTCTGAAACGTGGGGGAAACCATCTGGTGCAATCGCTGGATCAATTGGACGTGCCCGCTGGCAATCAGGATGATGATGAATTGTTACATCTGGATGAAGCGATGCAGTTGTTCGCTGCCACATATCCCGACCATGCCCAACTGGTCTCTCTGCGTTTTTACGGTGGGCTGACACTGGATGAAATTGCCCAACTGCAGCAGATTTCGCCCAGCACGGCAGACCGACGCTGGCGCTTCGCACGTGCGTGGCTGAAATACCAAATGCAGCGGGACAAGAAAGCAGAATGA